CGGCGGCGGGCTCCCGCCGAGCGGCGGTCGCCGGGCGGCTGGGGGACGATGGGGGGACCGGCGGTCGCGCCGGTCTCCTCCACCGAGGGAGCGGCGGGCATGCGCGGGTTCCCGGCCGGGGCCTCCGTCCCGGTGCCGGAGGGCACCGGGACGGAGGAGGCCGCCCGGCGGCGGGCCGCCGGGGCCGTCCGCTCCCGGCCGTCCGCCCCGCCACGTCCCCGAGTCCGTCCGTCCCGGAGCGCCGTATGACCACACCGCAGGATGTGTTCCTCGTCGGCCTGGACGTCCCCGGCGACCGCCCCGTCGAACAGGGCGACCTGTCGCTGGCGCTCGCGGGGGCCGAGCTGATCGACCTCCTCGGCGTCCGGGCCCTCACGCTGGAGGGTGAGCGCATCGTGCCCGGGCCGCTGCCCACCACGGGCAACCGGCTCCTGGACGAGGCGGGCGCGGCGCTCGTCCGCGGGGAGCCGTACGAGACGGTCGAGGACTGGCTCTGGCGGCGGGGACAGGGGCTGGCCGCGGCCTACCGGGACGTCCTGGAGTCCGAGGGGCAGCTCACCGGCAGACCCCGGCGCTGGCCGTCCCTGCGGCGCGCGGGCGGCGCCCCGGCCGACACCCCCGCCCGGCGGCGCGCGGCCGACCGCTGGTGGGCCCGTGAACCCGTCCTGGCCGGACTCGCCGCCGCCCTGGGCATCCGGGACGGACGGCCGGCCGCGCAGGAACCCGACGACGAGGCGGTCGTCACCGTGCTGGTGGCGGTCGGCGACGCGGTGACCGAGCTGGAGGCCGTGCGCGAGCGGCGGCGCATCGAGAACGCGGCCTTCGACAACATCTGGCGGGCGCCCTGACCCCCGCAACATCTGGCGGCCGCCCTGACCTCCGCTGCCGGACCGGTTCGCCGACGACCCGGGAGCCGCCCCCGCCGCCGCGGAGGCCGGCGCGTCCGGCGGCAGGCCGCGGGCCGGGTTTCGGGGCGGAGGAGCGCCGGCCCCGGTCCCGGCCCCCGGCGGGCGGCCGCGACTACTCCGCCGGCTCCACGCCCGCCCGCAGCAGGCCGTAGGTGTAGGCGTCCTCCAGGGCCTGCCAGGAGGCGGCGATGACGTTCTCCGCCACGCCGACCGTGGACCACTCCCCCGCGCCGTCGGAGGTGGAGATCAGCACGCGGGTGGTGGAGGACGTGCCGTGCACGCCCTCCAGGATGCGGACCTTGTAGTCCACCAGTTCCAGCCTGGCGAGCTGCGGGTAGATCTTCTCCAGGGCCACGCGCAGCGCCCGGTCCAGGGCGTTGACCGGGCCGTTGCCCTCGGCGGTGGCCACGATCCGCTCGCTCTTGGCCCACAGCTTGACCGTGGCCTCGTTGGCGTGGGTGCCGTCGGGGCGGTCCTCGACGATGGCCCGCCAGGACTCCACCCGGAAGTACGTCGGGGGCCTGCCCTCGACCTCGCTCCGCAGGAGGAGCTCGAAGCTCGCGTCGGCGGCCTCGTAGGTGTAGCCCCTCAGTTCCCGTTCCTTCACGCGCTCGACCACGCGGCCGACCAGTTCGCGGTCGCCGCCGAGGTCGATGCCGAGTTCCTTGCCCTTCAGCTCCACCGAGGCGCGGCCGGCCATGTCGGAGACCAGCATGCGCATGGTGTTGCCGACCAGCTCGGGGTCGATGTGCTGGTACAGGTCCGGGTCGACCTTGATGGCCGAGGCGTGCAGGCCGGCCTTGTGGGCGAAGGCGGAGACACCGACGTAGGGCTGGTGGGTGGAGGGGGTCAGGTTGACGACCTCGGCGATGGCGTGCGAGATGCGGGTCGTCTCGCGCAGCCTGCCCTCGGGCAGGACCTTCTTGCCGTACTTCAGCTCCAGGGCGGCGACCACCGGGAAGAGGTTGGCGTTGCCGACGCGCTCGCCGTAGCCGTTCGCCGTGCACTGGACGTGGGTGGCGCCGGCGTCGACGGCGGCCAGCGTGTTGGCGACCGCGCAGCCCGTGTCGTCCTGGGCGTGGATGCCCAGCCGGGCGCCGGTGTCGGCGAGGACCGTGGAGACGACCGCGTGGACCTGCGCCGGGAGCATGCCACCGTTGGTGTCGCAGAGGATGACGACGTCGGCGCCGGCCTCGGCCGCGGTGCGGACGACCGCCTTGGCGTACTCGGGGTTGGCGCGGTAGCCGTCGAAGAAGTGCTCGCAGTCGACGAACACCCGGCGACCCTGGGCGCGCAGGTGGGACACGGTGTCGCGGACCATCTCCAGGTTCTCGTCCAGCGTGGTGCGCAGCGCGAGTTCCACGTGCCGGTCGTGCGCCTTGGCGACCAGCGTGATCACCGGGGCACCGGCCTCCAGCAGCGCCTTGACCTGCGGATCCTCGGCCGCCTTGCCACCGGCCCGGCGGGTGGCGCCGAAGGCGACCAGCTGGGCGTGCCGGAAGTCGATCTCCTGCCGCGCGCGGGCGAAGAACTCGGTGTCCCGCGGGTTGGCACCGGGCCAGCCGCCCTCGATGAAGCCCACGCCGAAGTCGTCCAGGTGCCGTGCGATGGCGAGCTTGTCCGCGACGGTGAGGTTGATGCCCTCGCGCTGCGCGCCGTCGC
This is a stretch of genomic DNA from Streptomyces sp. TG1A-8. It encodes these proteins:
- a CDS encoding GPP34 family phosphoprotein, with amino-acid sequence MTTPQDVFLVGLDVPGDRPVEQGDLSLALAGAELIDLLGVRALTLEGERIVPGPLPTTGNRLLDEAGAALVRGEPYETVEDWLWRRGQGLAAAYRDVLESEGQLTGRPRRWPSLRRAGGAPADTPARRRAADRWWAREPVLAGLAAALGIRDGRPAAQEPDDEAVVTVLVAVGDAVTELEAVRERRRIENAAFDNIWRAP
- the cimA gene encoding citramalate synthase — encoded protein: MTETATSEPDDSFHVFDTTLRDGAQREGINLTVADKLAIARHLDDFGVGFIEGGWPGANPRDTEFFARARQEIDFRHAQLVAFGATRRAGGKAAEDPQVKALLEAGAPVITLVAKAHDRHVELALRTTLDENLEMVRDTVSHLRAQGRRVFVDCEHFFDGYRANPEYAKAVVRTAAEAGADVVILCDTNGGMLPAQVHAVVSTVLADTGARLGIHAQDDTGCAVANTLAAVDAGATHVQCTANGYGERVGNANLFPVVAALELKYGKKVLPEGRLRETTRISHAIAEVVNLTPSTHQPYVGVSAFAHKAGLHASAIKVDPDLYQHIDPELVGNTMRMLVSDMAGRASVELKGKELGIDLGGDRELVGRVVERVKERELRGYTYEAADASFELLLRSEVEGRPPTYFRVESWRAIVEDRPDGTHANEATVKLWAKSERIVATAEGNGPVNALDRALRVALEKIYPQLARLELVDYKVRILEGVHGTSSTTRVLISTSDGAGEWSTVGVAENVIAASWQALEDAYTYGLLRAGVEPAE